One window from the genome of Salisaeta longa DSM 21114 encodes:
- a CDS encoding MBL fold metallo-hydrolase, translated as MMGHANTFTFAEDAVAGLQVGRFAWGPSTQAVCYRVGHTLIDTGPPNQWAAVRAFAEAQHAAHGIEQILLTHHHEDHAGNAARLAEHLDCPVYAPRASLDRLRDGFSIEWYRWVVWGRPTPVEARPLPDAPLALGDNVHAHPIAAPGHADDMVCYYVPERRWLFSADLFITPRPQYLRFDEDVQQLLASLHRVLEHPCDVLFCSHRGIVPDGRAALQRKARYLEALMGIVQRRRVIDQQSINHIRKTMLGREGWLRWVSGGDFSKEHLVASCLADDAAQPHEDTLDTARPVAS; from the coding sequence ATGATGGGCCACGCCAACACGTTTACGTTTGCCGAAGACGCCGTCGCCGGCCTGCAGGTGGGGCGCTTTGCCTGGGGCCCTAGCACGCAGGCCGTGTGCTACCGCGTGGGCCACACCCTCATCGACACGGGCCCGCCCAACCAGTGGGCGGCGGTGCGGGCCTTTGCCGAGGCGCAACACGCGGCCCACGGCATCGAGCAGATTCTGCTTACCCACCACCACGAGGACCATGCCGGCAACGCCGCGCGCCTCGCCGAGCACCTCGACTGCCCGGTGTATGCGCCCCGCGCCAGCCTCGATCGGCTGCGGGACGGCTTTTCCATCGAGTGGTACCGGTGGGTGGTGTGGGGCCGCCCCACCCCCGTCGAGGCCCGCCCCCTGCCCGACGCACCCCTCGCCCTGGGCGACAACGTGCACGCGCACCCCATCGCCGCGCCCGGCCACGCCGACGACATGGTGTGCTACTACGTGCCCGAACGCCGCTGGCTCTTTAGCGCCGACCTGTTTATCACCCCGCGTCCGCAGTACCTGCGCTTCGACGAGGACGTACAGCAGCTCCTCGCTAGCCTGCATCGGGTGCTGGAGCATCCGTGCGACGTTCTGTTTTGCAGCCACCGCGGCATCGTCCCCGACGGCCGCGCCGCACTGCAGCGCAAGGCGCGCTACCTGGAAGCCCTCATGGGCATCGTGCAGCGGCGACGCGTCATCGACCAACAATCCATCAACCACATCCGCAAAACGATGCTGGGCCGCGAGGGATGGCTGCGCTGGGTTTCCGGCGGCGACTTCTCGAAAGAGCACCTGGTGGCCTCCTGCCTGGCCGACGACGCCGCCCAGCCGCACGAAGATACGCTCGATACCGCGCGGCCCGTCGCCTCCTGA
- the rpmE gene encoding 50S ribosomal protein L31 encodes MKKDLHPTYNEVTIQLADGTEFVTRSTMDRDTYASEVDSTNHPFYTGRRQFVDTAGRVEKFNRRYGITDDSDDDEDDDA; translated from the coding sequence ATGAAGAAGGATCTCCACCCCACGTACAACGAAGTCACCATTCAACTGGCTGACGGGACCGAGTTTGTGACGCGCTCCACCATGGACCGCGACACCTACGCCTCAGAGGTTGACTCCACCAACCACCCGTTTTACACGGGGCGCCGCCAGTTTGTGGATACCGCGGGCCGCGTTGAGAAATTTAATCGCCGCTACGGCATCACCGACGATAGCGACGACGACGAAGACGACGACGCGTAG
- the mscL gene encoding large conductance mechanosensitive channel protein MscL, whose protein sequence is MGFIEEYKTFAIRGNVVDMAVGIIIGAAFNGIVQSLVKDILTPPLGALMGDVDFTNWFVVIEHGTTPPPYATLQAARDAGAVTLNLGTFANSCISFAMVSFAVFVLVRYINELRSPQDTPEPVVPTHRKCPHCISDIPVEASRCPHCTATVTPATPAEAPTDH, encoded by the coding sequence ATGGGCTTCATCGAAGAATACAAAACGTTTGCCATTCGCGGCAACGTCGTGGATATGGCCGTTGGCATCATCATCGGCGCGGCGTTTAACGGCATCGTACAGTCGCTCGTCAAGGACATCCTCACGCCGCCGCTGGGCGCGCTCATGGGCGACGTGGACTTCACCAACTGGTTTGTGGTGATTGAGCACGGCACCACACCGCCGCCGTATGCCACACTGCAAGCGGCCCGCGATGCCGGTGCGGTAACACTTAACCTTGGCACCTTCGCAAACAGCTGCATCAGCTTTGCGATGGTGTCGTTTGCGGTGTTCGTGCTGGTGCGCTACATCAACGAGCTACGTTCGCCGCAAGACACCCCCGAGCCCGTCGTGCCCACGCATCGGAAGTGTCCCCATTGCATCTCCGACATTCCGGTGGAAGCCTCGCGCTGCCCCCACTGCACCGCGACCGTCACGCCGGCCACGCCCGCTGAAGCACCGACCGACCACTAG